The Coffea arabica cultivar ET-39 chromosome 4e, Coffea Arabica ET-39 HiFi, whole genome shotgun sequence genome includes a window with the following:
- the LOC140005630 gene encoding uncharacterized protein encodes MYEEIIYGPEDAVPLASNNHETIVIEVIACNYKVKKVYIDNESAINVLYYKTFKELQLEDKQLIPVRTLLISFVGPPVRPEGMITLMVTVGVSPRCRTIPVNFAVVKEPSSYNMILGRPTLNALRAICSTLHLSMKFPMPAGVTEVLGDP; translated from the coding sequence ATGTACGAAGAAATCATCTATGGGCCGGAAGATGCAGTACCTTTGGCTTCCAATAACCACGAGACCATCGTGATAGAGGTCATCGCGTGCAACTACAAAGTAAAAAAGGTATACATCGACAACGAAAGTGCCATCAACGTGCTGTATTACAAGACCTTTAAAGAGCTGCAGCTAGAAGACAAACAACTCATCCCGGTCCGGACTCTATTGATTAGCTTTGTTGGTCCTCCTGTAAGACCAGAGGGAATGATCACCCTCATGGTCACTGTAGGGGTGTCACCAAGATGCCGAACTATTCCAGTGAACTTTGCGGTAGTGAAAGAACCCTCGTCATACAACATGATTTTGGGACGGCCTACCCTGAACGCGCTTCGAGCTATCTGCTCGACCTTGCACCTCAGTATGAAATTCCCCATGCCTGCGGGAGTGACTGAAGTGCTGGGAGATCCATAG
- the LOC140005629 gene encoding uncharacterized protein, which yields MDELPTILWAHRTIPRTATQEIPFVLTYETEAVIPAEVGMPSDKVQHFVAQDNDEEMRLNLDLLEQEREEAAIRVAKYKEQVVRHYNTRVRHLIFKSGDLMLRKKSVSQAMRTGKLDQNWEGPYVVKEIDRARGDRGQGGVRDQGGQVAPMCIALHKPVYLMDCL from the exons ATGGACGAGTTACCCACCATATTGTGGGCCCACCGGACTATCCCCCGAACGGCCACCCAGGAAATTCCGTTTGTCCTAACTTACGAAACGGAAGCAGTCATCCCCGCAGAGGTTGGTATGCCATCGGACAAGGTACAGCATTTCGTAGCGCAGGATAATGATGAAGAGATGCGACTCAACCTGGACCTGCTTGAACAGGAGAGAGAAGAGGCAGCCATAAGGGTGGCTAAATATAAAGAGCAGGTCGTACGACACTACAATACCAGGGTAAGGCACCTCATCTTCAAATCGGGAGATCTGATGCTACGGAAAAAGTCAGTAAGTCAAGCAATGCGAACAGGCAAATTAGACCAAAATTGGGAAGGTCCCTATGTGGTGAAGGAAATTGATCGCGCAAG GGGAGATCGCGGACAGGGTGGGGTCCGCGACCAAGGCGGCCAGGTCGCGCCTATGTGTATAGCCCTCCACAAGCCTGTCTATCTGATGGACTGCTTATGA